From Bacteroidota bacterium, the proteins below share one genomic window:
- a CDS encoding M2 family metallopeptidase translates to MKSLSKFLPALLIVLASCGNTQQGIQQEVQTYLDDYNKKYRELYTASSEGQWKVNTHIVAGDTVNAYESRIADEAMANFTGSKENIEKARKYLEHEKDLTALQVKQLKKILYLAAGNPESASETVKELIRAGTAQTENLYGYKFSIDGKEVTPNDIDSMLADVRDTTMRRKAWEASKAVGAELKPGLMNLRDLRNKVVEGLGYPDYFTYQVSDYGMSTDEMMSLLDRFNKELYPLYRELHTYMRYELSKKYGVKNVPEFLPAHWLSNRWGQDWSEMVTVEGLNLDSALQLKDAEWVARQGEKFYVSLGFPELPKSFWEKSSLYPVPKDAGYKKNTHASAWHMDLENDVRSLMSIVPNAEWYETVHHEYGHIYYYISYSNPEVPYLLREGANRAYHEALGSMMGLAAMQQPFAAGLGLVDSTTKMDEMKHLLKDALNYVVFIPWSAGTMSHFEYELYAKRLPSDQWNKRWWEIVRQYQGIVPPVERGEDYCDAATKIHINDDPAQYYDYALSFILLFQVHDHIARNILKQDPHATNYFGNQEVGKFIADIMRPGSSADWRKLLKEKTGEDLSARAMLDYFSPLMDWLKKENAGRTYTLPEMK, encoded by the coding sequence ATGAAAAGCCTATCGAAGTTCCTCCCCGCTTTGTTGATCGTACTCGCTTCGTGCGGAAACACCCAGCAGGGTATTCAACAAGAAGTTCAGACCTATTTGGACGATTACAACAAGAAGTACCGTGAGTTATATACGGCTTCCAGTGAAGGCCAGTGGAAGGTCAATACCCACATCGTGGCGGGTGATACCGTGAACGCTTATGAATCCCGCATTGCCGATGAAGCGATGGCCAATTTTACCGGTAGTAAGGAGAATATCGAAAAGGCAAGAAAGTATCTGGAGCATGAGAAGGACCTGACAGCCTTGCAGGTCAAGCAACTGAAGAAGATCCTGTACCTCGCAGCCGGTAATCCGGAGTCGGCTTCGGAGACGGTGAAGGAGCTTATCCGGGCCGGAACGGCTCAAACGGAGAACTTATACGGTTATAAGTTTTCAATCGACGGAAAGGAAGTCACCCCGAACGACATCGACTCCATGCTCGCCGATGTCAGGGATACGACCATGCGCCGCAAGGCCTGGGAGGCCAGCAAGGCGGTAGGCGCGGAGTTGAAGCCCGGTCTGATGAACCTGCGCGACCTGCGAAACAAAGTGGTGGAAGGACTCGGCTACCCCGATTATTTCACCTACCAGGTTTCCGATTACGGAATGAGCACCGACGAGATGATGAGCCTGTTGGATCGCTTCAACAAGGAACTTTATCCGCTGTACCGCGAGCTCCATACGTACATGCGCTATGAGCTTTCAAAGAAGTATGGGGTAAAAAATGTGCCGGAATTCCTGCCTGCGCACTGGCTGAGCAATCGTTGGGGACAGGACTGGAGTGAGATGGTCACCGTGGAAGGACTCAACCTCGACAGCGCGCTACAGCTGAAAGATGCCGAATGGGTCGCCCGTCAGGGTGAGAAGTTCTATGTTTCACTCGGCTTTCCGGAACTTCCGAAATCATTCTGGGAAAAATCCAGCCTGTATCCGGTTCCGAAAGATGCCGGTTATAAAAAGAACACCCACGCTTCCGCCTGGCACATGGACCTGGAAAACGATGTTCGGTCGCTCATGAGTATCGTGCCGAATGCCGAATGGTACGAGACGGTGCATCATGAATACGGGCACATCTATTATTACATTTCTTACAGCAATCCTGAAGTACCTTACCTCCTGAGGGAGGGGGCAAACCGGGCATATCACGAGGCGCTTGGCAGCATGATGGGTCTTGCAGCCATGCAGCAACCCTTTGCCGCCGGACTTGGCCTGGTTGATTCCACAACCAAGATGGATGAGATGAAACACCTGCTCAAGGATGCCTTGAACTATGTCGTATTCATTCCCTGGAGCGCAGGGACAATGAGTCATTTCGAATATGAACTGTACGCCAAGCGTCTTCCTTCGGATCAGTGGAACAAGCGCTGGTGGGAGATCGTCAGACAGTACCAGGGCATTGTGCCGCCGGTTGAGCGGGGTGAAGACTATTGCGATGCGGCAACCAAGATCCACATCAACGACGACCCTGCACAGTATTATGACTATGCACTCAGTTTTATCCTGCTGTTCCAGGTGCACGATCACATCGCCAGGAACATCCTCAAACAGGATCCCCACGCGACGAATTATTTCGGCAACCAGGAAGTCGGTAAATTCATCGCGGACATCATGCGGCCAGGCAGCAGTGCCGACTGGCGTAAGTTGCTGAAGGAAAAGACGGGAGAAGATCTGAGCGCCCGCGCCATGCTGGACTATTTCAGTCCG
- a CDS encoding IPT/TIG domain-containing protein: MQLPISLADRVNQSELIIEGEIISSQSKWNVERNMIFTVSQIRVFKLFKGSLSGSVVTLLTEGGQDGLDLIEVGNEFMPVVGEQGVFMLKTNSKIPNLAIRFQGPLYTCFMAHQSTVMYNLFDKTANSPFQQFNSIPYGLYPAIHQITGQYHTELITNTRLNQALQQTQSGNQVYAVPTITSFTPTTITAGTRSLLTINGTNFGASRGAGFVEFRNANDGGASWVQAKASDYRTWTNTQITVWVPSSSLSNGPSAGTGQIRVTNNDPNIATSTGTLTVTYSVINVEFDGKGQYTEHQNDNTTGGYTFQCEAATFAANAPAVAAFTRAMNTWTCSTNMNWILGANTAVDTALADGINIVRFDKGPSLPAGVLGRATSRFSGCINAAAPSDTVWTVTEVDVVYDDGAAGLSWNFSTANATFSQIDFETVTVHELGHAHQLQHIINSGAIMHYSISNGQTSRVLSPTIDVPAGNFVMTRSTAAHGACKPSPMTSLSLAASVSIAASPGTSVCSNTSVTFTATPVLPAGTATYTWKKNGVTVGTNSTTYTNASWVNGDQVQVVMSVSGGCNQTVNSNTLTMTVSTAVTASVSIAASPGTTVCNGTNVTFTATPTNGGTTPAYQWKLNGSNVGTNSPTYSNAALANGNTVSCVMTSNANCVTGSPATSNALTMTVNTTPSVSISPATVTICSGQSTTLTASGASTYAWSPGGATTAAITVTPGATTTYTVIGTTGSCTASATRLVTVNTTPSVSISPASATICSGQSTTLTASGATSYSWAPGGAITAAVTVNPGATTTYTVIGTTGSCTASATRLVTVNTTPTVSISPATATICSGQSTTLTASGATSYSWTPGGAITAAVTVSPGATTTYTVIGTTGSCTASATRLVTVNTTPTITISPASTTICNGSSTTLTASGGTTYSWTPGGATTAAITVSPTTTTAYTVVGTSGSCSANAIATVTVTQVPIAVSPTSTTICSGQNTTLTASGATTYSWSPGGATTAAVTVAPTSTTTYTVTGTVSGCTKTATATVNVTTVSVSISPASTTICAGQSTTLTASGATTYAWTPGGATTAAITVSPTTTTAYTVVGTTAGCSVNAIATVTVTSLPTITISPASTTICNGSSTTLTASGGTSYSWTPGGATTAAITVSPTATTAYTVVGTSAGCSANAIATVTVTQVPIAVSPTSTTICSGQNTTLTASGATTYSWSPGGATTAAITVAPNSATTYTVTGTVSGCTKTATATVNVTTVNIAISPPTASICPGGNITLTASGGTTYVWAPGGATTAAVTVSPTSTTTYTVTSASGGCPGSATRVVTVNPSVTASINIAPTPGNSICSGTSVLFTATISNGGASPVYQWTRNGTTVGPNANAYPTSTLSNGDIISCTLTSNAACVTNPTVVSNPVTMTVSGGLPTISSFTPTSGTSGTIVTINGTNFVGVSAVKFNGTNASFTVVNATQITATVPAGATTGLISVTNNCGTGNSATNFTVGAATANLSLQVLLQGMYIGSGQMIAAINPSGNPNACDTITVSLAAATSPYAILYSNKDTINLSGLGVFTFPGAVIGNSYYIVVRHRNSLETWSAAPVSFSSSNISYNFQNSAAQAYGSNQASLGGGKFGLHSGDTNQDDLIEASDYSAVENAVQSFLFGYVATDLNGDQLVEASDYSLVENNSLLFLFTAAP; encoded by the coding sequence ATGCAGTTGCCCATTTCACTTGCCGACCGCGTCAACCAGTCCGAGCTGATCATTGAAGGTGAAATCATCAGCAGCCAGTCGAAGTGGAATGTTGAACGAAACATGATCTTCACGGTAAGCCAGATTCGTGTCTTCAAACTGTTTAAAGGCAGCTTATCAGGCTCGGTAGTTACACTGCTTACGGAAGGAGGCCAGGATGGACTTGATCTCATTGAAGTAGGCAATGAATTCATGCCGGTCGTCGGCGAGCAAGGCGTGTTCATGCTCAAAACGAACTCGAAGATTCCGAACCTGGCCATTCGGTTTCAGGGCCCACTCTATACCTGCTTCATGGCACATCAAAGTACGGTCATGTACAACCTCTTTGATAAAACAGCCAACAGTCCGTTTCAACAATTCAACAGTATTCCATACGGACTATATCCGGCCATTCATCAGATCACCGGGCAGTACCACACGGAATTGATTACAAATACCCGGCTCAACCAGGCCTTGCAGCAAACACAGTCAGGAAATCAGGTGTACGCGGTCCCGACTATCACCTCGTTCACTCCGACGACGATCACCGCCGGCACCCGCAGCCTGCTTACCATCAACGGTACCAATTTCGGTGCATCGCGAGGAGCAGGTTTCGTCGAGTTTCGCAATGCCAACGATGGAGGTGCCAGCTGGGTCCAGGCCAAAGCAAGTGACTACCGAACCTGGACCAACACACAGATCACGGTCTGGGTTCCCTCCAGTTCACTTTCCAACGGCCCTTCCGCCGGAACCGGCCAGATCCGGGTCACGAACAACGATCCGAATATCGCCACCAGTACAGGAACACTGACGGTCACCTATTCTGTCATCAACGTGGAATTCGACGGCAAGGGTCAGTACACGGAACACCAGAACGACAATACCACAGGTGGCTACACCTTCCAATGCGAAGCCGCCACCTTTGCCGCGAATGCCCCTGCTGTCGCCGCCTTTACCCGTGCCATGAACACCTGGACCTGCAGTACCAACATGAATTGGATCCTGGGAGCAAACACAGCCGTGGACACTGCACTTGCCGATGGCATCAATATCGTTCGCTTTGACAAAGGCCCCAGCCTGCCTGCCGGTGTATTGGGCAGAGCTACTAGCCGGTTTTCCGGTTGTATCAATGCAGCGGCTCCCAGCGATACCGTCTGGACAGTCACCGAAGTCGATGTCGTGTACGATGATGGTGCTGCCGGCCTTTCCTGGAATTTCTCGACAGCCAACGCCACCTTCTCGCAAATCGACTTTGAAACGGTCACTGTACACGAATTGGGGCACGCGCATCAGTTGCAGCACATCATCAATTCGGGCGCGATCATGCACTACTCCATCTCGAATGGTCAAACCTCCCGGGTGCTCTCGCCTACGATCGATGTCCCGGCCGGAAATTTCGTCATGACCCGGAGTACCGCAGCCCACGGAGCCTGCAAACCTTCTCCCATGACGAGCCTCTCTCTGGCGGCCTCCGTTTCCATTGCCGCCAGTCCGGGAACCAGCGTTTGTTCGAACACCAGTGTGACATTTACGGCTACCCCCGTCCTACCCGCCGGAACCGCCACTTATACCTGGAAAAAGAACGGCGTTACGGTTGGCACGAACAGCACCACCTACACGAATGCATCCTGGGTCAACGGCGATCAGGTACAAGTAGTGATGAGCGTCTCGGGCGGTTGCAATCAAACCGTCAATTCGAATACGCTCACCATGACGGTCAGCACGGCTGTTACCGCATCCGTCAGTATCGCCGCTTCACCTGGCACAACCGTCTGCAACGGGACGAATGTGACCTTCACCGCTACCCCCACCAACGGAGGCACGACACCTGCTTACCAATGGAAATTAAACGGAAGTAACGTCGGTACCAACAGCCCCACCTACTCGAACGCCGCTCTGGCGAACGGAAACACCGTCTCTTGCGTGATGACCAGCAATGCCAATTGCGTAACCGGTAGTCCCGCAACATCCAACGCCCTGACCATGACGGTGAACACAACACCATCGGTCTCGATCTCTCCTGCAACGGTTACAATCTGTTCCGGACAAAGCACGACCCTCACCGCTTCCGGTGCCTCGACCTACGCATGGTCGCCGGGCGGTGCGACAACCGCGGCCATCACGGTAACTCCCGGAGCAACCACCACTTATACCGTCATTGGCACGACCGGCTCCTGCACGGCTTCCGCTACGAGGTTGGTAACGGTGAACACGACTCCTTCGGTTTCTATATCACCTGCATCCGCAACGATCTGTTCCGGACAAAGCACGACCCTGACGGCATCGGGCGCGACTTCCTACAGTTGGGCTCCCGGTGGAGCGATAACCGCCGCTGTTACGGTGAACCCCGGCGCTACAACCACCTACACCGTCATCGGCACTACCGGTTCGTGTACCGCCTCCGCAACCCGACTGGTAACGGTCAATACAACGCCTACTGTTTCGATTTCTCCCGCAACAGCAACTATTTGTTCCGGACAAAGCACGACGCTGACGGCCTCAGGAGCAACCAGCTACAGTTGGACTCCCGGCGGAGCAATCACCGCCGCCGTTACGGTGTCACCCGGAGCCACTACCACCTACACCGTCATCGGTACTACCGGCTCGTGTACCGCTTCTGCTACGCGATTGGTAACCGTCAATACGACCCCGACCATCACGATTTCTCCTGCTTCGACAACGATCTGTAACGGTAGCAGCACCACACTCACCGCTTCCGGCGGAACCACTTACTCCTGGACTCCGGGAGGAGCGACGACGGCTGCCATTACGGTATCGCCCACCACCACAACCGCTTACACAGTGGTCGGCACTTCGGGTAGTTGCAGCGCCAATGCCATCGCAACCGTCACCGTAACGCAGGTTCCGATCGCGGTGAGTCCCACCAGTACAACCATCTGCTCCGGACAGAACACCACGCTCACCGCTTCCGGCGCCACCACGTATTCCTGGTCGCCGGGTGGAGCCACTACCGCTGCCGTTACGGTCGCGCCGACCAGTACAACCACTTATACCGTGACCGGAACAGTCAGCGGCTGTACGAAGACCGCGACAGCCACCGTCAATGTCACCACCGTCAGCGTTTCCATCTCGCCGGCATCGACGACCATTTGCGCCGGCCAAAGCACGACCCTGACCGCTTCCGGTGCGACTACCTATGCCTGGACGCCTGGAGGAGCTACTACGGCCGCCATTACGGTATCGCCCACCACCACAACAGCGTATACCGTTGTCGGAACTACCGCAGGTTGCAGCGTTAATGCCATTGCAACCGTCACCGTTACTTCCCTCCCAACCATCACCATCTCCCCTGCTTCGACAACGATCTGTAACGGCAGCAGCACAACGCTGACGGCTTCCGGAGGAACCAGCTATTCGTGGACACCTGGTGGAGCGACAACAGCGGCCATTACGGTATCGCCCACCGCGACTACTGCTTATACGGTAGTCGGCACTTCCGCCGGCTGCAGCGCCAATGCCATCGCAACCGTCACCGTGACGCAGGTTCCGATCGCGGTGAGTCCCACCAGCACGACCATCTGCTCCGGACAGAACACCACGCTCACCGCTTCCGGTGCTACCACGTATTCCTGGTCGCCGGGTGGAGCCACTACCGCTGCAATTACAGTCGCACCGAACAGCGCGACTACCTATACTGTGACCGGCACTGTCAGCGGTTGTACGAAGACCGCCACAGCCACCGTCAATGTCACCACCGTCAACATCGCCATCTCTCCGCCTACTGCCAGTATTTGTCCGGGAGGCAACATCACCCTGACCGCTTCCGGCGGAACCACTTATGTCTGGGCGCCTGGTGGCGCTACGACCGCGGCCGTAACCGTATCTCCGACTAGTACGACAACCTATACCGTCACCAGCGCAAGCGGCGGCTGTCCGGGAAGCGCCACGCGTGTGGTGACGGTCAATCCCTCCGTTACTGCAAGCATCAACATCGCGCCGACACCCGGCAATTCCATTTGCAGCGGAACCTCCGTGCTGTTTACCGCAACGATTTCGAATGGAGGCGCCAGTCCGGTTTATCAATGGACACGAAACGGCACTACTGTTGGACCGAATGCTAACGCTTACCCGACTTCCACCCTTTCCAATGGCGATATCATTTCCTGCACACTGACCAGCAATGCCGCTTGTGTCACCAATCCTACGGTGGTGTCCAATCCGGTAACCATGACGGTCAGCGGCGGCCTGCCGACGATCAGCTCCTTCACACCTACCAGCGGCACATCCGGCACCATTGTTACGATCAACGGCACGAACTTCGTCGGGGTCAGTGCGGTGAAGTTCAACGGAACCAATGCCTCGTTCACGGTGGTGAACGCTACCCAGATCACCGCTACGGTTCCGGCCGGCGCCACCACAGGACTGATCAGTGTCACCAACAACTGTGGAACCGGAAACAGTGCAACCAACTTCACCGTAGGTGCAGCCACTGCTAACCTGAGTCTTCAGGTCTTGTTACAGGGCATGTATATCGGCAGCGGACAAATGATCGCGGCCATCAACCCATCCGGAAATCCGAATGCCTGCGATACGATCACCGTATCCCTGGCTGCCGCCACATCACCCTATGCCATCCTGTATTCGAACAAGGATACCATCAACCTCTCCGGACTCGGCGTCTTTACGTTCCCTGGCGCAGTCATCGGCAACAGTTATTACATCGTCGTTCGCCACCGCAATAGTCTCGAAACCTGGAGTGCAGCACCGGTATCCTTCAGCAGTTCGAACATTTCGTACAATTTCCAAAACTCCGCCGCGCAAGCCTATGGCAGCAACCAGGCCAGCCTGGGAGGTGGCAAGTTCGGACTCCATTCAGGTGATACGAATCAAGATGACCTCATTGAGGCTTCCGACTATTCCGCGGTAGAGAATGCGGTTCAGTCCTTCCTCTTCGGCTATGTAGCCACCGATCTGAACGGGGATCAATTGGTAGAGGCATCCGATTATTCGCTGGTCGAGAACAACAGCTTGCTGTTCCTGTTCACTGCTGCACCCTAA